A region from the Nocardioides coralli genome encodes:
- a CDS encoding alkaline phosphatase D family protein translates to MSTPVLPRRTVLATGATAAGAAAVGLPHGATAASERRRDTVFAHGVASGDPRPRSVVIWTRVTPTAQASPGSGRGPRVQVLWEVATDRAFANVVRRGSFATGPGRDHTVKVDVTGLKPARWYHYRFTWDGVHSQVGRTRTAPGRRARPGNLRFGVVSCANLQAGWFSVYRHLADRDDLHGVLHLGDYLYEYAPGQYGYGKDDEDVRPHDPPREMVSLSDYRRRHAQYKTDPDAQRLHAKYPWIITWDDHEVTNDQWRDGAENHDASEGSYRRRRARAHRAFDEWMPVRMDGTADLRDGTRLFRRLAFGRLAEISMLDLRTYRDKQVEQAAPPAPEPDGEVSDPDRTITGAPQRRWLLGALSRKRAQWKVVGNPVMIAPVDFGDLPDEATGQVNDVTGLLPEDGAPYNTDQWDGYTADRDRVFGYIRDDGITDVLFVTGDIHSGWACELPLDAGTYAYEDPDRQTAGVELVCSSVTSNNLKDITGDPSGATSEGIEESIKANNRHVRYLNFDDHGFSVLDLTAERAQMDWFILTGERNDPAAGIAWETSYRSLAGSNRLEQVDEPLGGGA, encoded by the coding sequence GTGAGCACGCCTGTTCTGCCCCGTCGTACCGTCCTGGCCACGGGAGCCACCGCCGCGGGCGCCGCGGCCGTCGGGCTCCCCCACGGAGCCACCGCCGCGAGCGAACGCCGCCGCGACACCGTCTTCGCCCACGGCGTCGCCTCCGGCGACCCGCGGCCCCGCTCGGTCGTGATCTGGACCCGAGTCACCCCGACCGCCCAGGCCAGCCCCGGCAGCGGCCGCGGCCCCCGGGTTCAGGTGCTGTGGGAGGTGGCGACCGACCGGGCCTTCGCCAACGTCGTACGCCGCGGCAGCTTCGCCACCGGCCCCGGCCGCGACCACACCGTCAAGGTCGACGTCACCGGCCTGAAGCCGGCTCGCTGGTACCACTACCGCTTCACGTGGGACGGCGTGCACAGCCAGGTCGGCCGCACCCGGACCGCGCCCGGGCGACGCGCCAGGCCGGGCAACCTGCGCTTCGGCGTCGTCTCGTGCGCCAACCTGCAGGCCGGCTGGTTCAGCGTCTACCGCCACCTCGCCGACCGCGACGACCTGCACGGCGTGCTCCACCTCGGCGACTACCTCTACGAGTACGCGCCCGGCCAGTACGGCTACGGCAAGGACGACGAGGACGTCCGGCCGCACGACCCGCCGCGCGAGATGGTCTCGCTGTCGGACTACCGGCGGCGCCACGCCCAGTACAAGACCGACCCCGACGCGCAGCGGCTGCACGCGAAGTACCCCTGGATCATCACCTGGGACGACCACGAGGTCACCAACGACCAGTGGCGCGACGGCGCCGAGAACCACGACGCCAGCGAGGGGAGCTACCGGCGGCGCCGGGCCCGCGCCCACCGCGCCTTCGACGAGTGGATGCCGGTCCGGATGGACGGCACCGCCGACCTGCGCGACGGCACCCGGCTCTTCCGGCGGCTCGCCTTCGGCCGGCTCGCCGAGATCTCGATGCTCGACCTGCGGACCTACCGCGACAAGCAGGTCGAGCAGGCCGCCCCGCCGGCGCCCGAGCCGGACGGCGAGGTCAGCGACCCCGACCGGACCATCACCGGAGCGCCCCAGCGCCGCTGGCTGCTCGGCGCGCTGTCCCGCAAGCGCGCGCAGTGGAAGGTCGTCGGCAACCCGGTGATGATCGCGCCGGTCGACTTCGGGGACCTGCCCGACGAGGCGACCGGCCAGGTCAACGACGTCACCGGCCTGCTGCCCGAGGACGGCGCCCCCTACAACACCGACCAGTGGGACGGCTACACCGCCGACCGCGACCGGGTCTTCGGCTACATCCGCGACGACGGCATCACCGACGTGCTCTTCGTGACCGGCGACATCCACTCCGGCTGGGCGTGCGAGCTGCCCCTGGACGCCGGCACCTACGCCTACGAGGACCCCGACCGGCAGACCGCGGGTGTCGAGCTGGTGTGCAGCTCGGTGACCTCCAACAACCTCAAGGACATCACCGGTGACCCCTCGGGCGCGACGAGCGAGGGCATCGAGGAGTCGATCAAGGCCAACAACCGGCACGTCCGCTACCTGAACTTCGACGACCACGGGTTCTCCGTGCTCGACCTGACCGCCGAGAGGGCACAGATGGACTGGTTCATCCTCACCGGCGAGCGGAACGACCCCGCCGCCGGCATCGCCTGGGAGACGTCGTACCGCAGCCTGGCCGGCAGCAACCGGCTCGAGCAGGTCGACGAGCCGCTCGGGGGTGGCGCGTGA
- a CDS encoding alkaline phosphatase D family protein, producing the protein MSTPALPRRTVLATGATAAGVSAVGLPTTAAARRGGRRDRVFAHGVASGDPLPDAVLIWTRVTPTAQATPGSGRGPRIEVGWEVATDPRFRDVVRSGTFATGRGRDHTVKVDVTGLDPDTWYFYRFTWDGVRSPVGRTRTAPADGAAAERLRVGVVSCSHWEAGHFAAYRHLADRDDLDAVLHLGDYLYEYGADESAVRQHHPAHEIVSLGDYRQRHALHKSDPHLAALHARVPFVVTWDDHEVTNDSWKDGAENHDEGEGGYRRRRARAHRAYDEWMPVRMNGTADLRDGSRLFRRLRWGALAEISMLDLRTYRDKMVETAAPFPAPQVQAEADDPDRTITGVQQMAWLKDSVVRDSAQWKLIGNSVMIAPLSMAQLPEDTVRLIDQVTGEHPSDGAPFNTDQWDGYTADRRELFAHIADHEVTDTVFLTGDIHSGWASDLPLDPGAYPLGGTAGVEFVCTSVTSDNIDDITGAPPRTATRAIEAGLMANNRHIKYVNFDDHGYSVLDVTPERAQMDYFVVEDKTDPDTGVHHDASWFTAAGSGVVTSAEGPVT; encoded by the coding sequence GTGAGCACTCCCGCCCTGCCCCGCCGCACCGTCCTCGCGACCGGCGCGACCGCCGCCGGCGTCTCGGCCGTCGGCCTGCCCACGACCGCCGCGGCCCGTCGCGGCGGCCGCCGCGACCGCGTCTTCGCCCACGGTGTCGCCTCCGGCGACCCGCTCCCCGACGCCGTCCTGATCTGGACCCGCGTCACCCCGACCGCGCAGGCCACCCCCGGCAGCGGCCGCGGCCCGCGGATCGAGGTCGGCTGGGAGGTCGCCACCGACCCGAGGTTCCGCGACGTCGTCCGCAGCGGCACGTTCGCCACTGGCCGGGGCCGCGACCACACCGTCAAGGTCGACGTGACCGGGCTCGACCCCGACACCTGGTACTTCTACCGGTTCACCTGGGACGGCGTGCGCAGCCCGGTCGGCCGCACCCGCACCGCCCCGGCCGACGGCGCCGCGGCCGAGCGGCTCCGGGTCGGCGTCGTCTCGTGCTCCCACTGGGAGGCGGGCCACTTCGCGGCGTACCGCCACCTCGCCGACCGAGACGACCTCGATGCGGTGCTCCACCTCGGCGACTACCTCTACGAGTACGGCGCCGACGAGTCGGCCGTGCGCCAGCACCACCCGGCCCACGAGATCGTCAGCCTCGGCGACTACCGGCAGCGCCACGCGCTGCACAAGAGCGACCCGCACCTCGCGGCCCTGCACGCCCGGGTGCCGTTCGTGGTGACCTGGGACGACCACGAGGTCACCAACGACAGCTGGAAGGACGGCGCCGAGAACCACGACGAGGGCGAGGGTGGCTACCGGCGGCGTCGCGCCCGGGCCCACCGGGCCTACGACGAGTGGATGCCGGTGCGGATGAACGGCACCGCCGACCTGCGCGACGGGTCCCGGCTCTTCCGCCGGCTGCGCTGGGGGGCCCTCGCGGAGATCTCCATGCTCGACCTGCGGACCTACCGGGACAAGATGGTCGAGACCGCAGCGCCGTTCCCGGCGCCGCAGGTGCAGGCCGAGGCCGACGACCCCGACCGCACCATCACCGGGGTGCAGCAGATGGCCTGGCTCAAGGACTCCGTCGTCCGCGACAGCGCCCAGTGGAAGCTGATCGGCAACTCGGTGATGATCGCGCCGCTGTCGATGGCGCAGCTGCCCGAGGACACCGTGAGGCTGATCGACCAGGTGACCGGCGAGCACCCCTCCGACGGGGCCCCCTTCAACACCGACCAGTGGGACGGCTACACCGCCGACCGCCGCGAGCTCTTCGCCCACATCGCCGACCACGAGGTCACCGACACCGTCTTCCTCACCGGCGACATCCACTCGGGCTGGGCCAGCGACCTGCCGCTGGACCCCGGCGCCTACCCGCTCGGCGGCACCGCCGGCGTGGAGTTCGTCTGCACCTCGGTGACCTCCGACAACATCGACGACATCACCGGCGCACCCCCGCGGACCGCCACCCGCGCGATCGAGGCCGGGCTGATGGCCAACAACCGGCACATCAAGTACGTCAACTTCGACGACCACGGCTACTCGGTGCTCGACGTCACCCCGGAGCGGGCACAGATGGACTACTTCGTCGTCGAGGACAAGACTGACCCCGACACCGGCGTGCACCACGACGCCTCGTGGTTCACCGCGGCCGGCTCGGGTGTCGTGACGTCAGCGGAGGGACCCGTCACGTGA
- a CDS encoding response regulator → MTDPATIRVLLADDQPLVRTGLRMILGTEPDLEVVGEAADGRAAIDACAELAPDVVLMDVRMPGVDGIEATRAVTALPDPPRVLVLTTFDLDEVVYDALRAGASGFLLKDAPEERLVTAIRVVAEGGSLFAPSVTRRLIAEFSQRAPRSTVDLGALTEREQEVLRLVARGRSNAEIAGELFVSENTVKTHVARVLMKLGVRDRVQAVVLAYESGLVRPAT, encoded by the coding sequence GTGACCGACCCCGCGACGATCCGGGTGCTGCTGGCCGACGACCAGCCGCTGGTGCGCACCGGCCTGCGGATGATCCTCGGCACCGAGCCCGACCTCGAGGTGGTCGGCGAGGCCGCCGACGGTCGGGCCGCGATCGACGCCTGTGCCGAGCTCGCCCCCGACGTCGTCCTCATGGACGTCCGGATGCCCGGCGTCGACGGCATCGAGGCGACCCGCGCCGTCACCGCGCTCCCCGACCCGCCCCGGGTCCTGGTGCTGACGACCTTCGACCTCGACGAAGTGGTGTACGACGCGCTGCGGGCCGGTGCCAGCGGCTTCCTGCTCAAGGACGCGCCCGAGGAGCGGCTCGTGACCGCGATCCGGGTCGTGGCCGAGGGTGGCTCGCTCTTCGCGCCGTCGGTCACCCGGCGCCTCATCGCGGAGTTCTCCCAGCGGGCCCCGCGCAGCACGGTCGACCTGGGCGCCCTGACCGAGCGGGAGCAGGAGGTGCTGCGGCTGGTCGCCCGGGGCCGTTCCAACGCCGAGATCGCCGGCGAGCTGTTCGTCTCCGAGAACACCGTGAAGACCCACGTCGCCCGGGTGCTGATGAAGCTCGGCGTCCGCGACCGCGTGCAGGCGGTCGTGCTCGCCTACGAGTCCGGGCTGGTGCGGCCCGCGACGTAG
- a CDS encoding sensor histidine kinase codes for MDLRSARERYGDAVLAVVLAMIAVAEVVAWVEAGLATAVLWALVMTLPLALRRRSPLASFVLVMLGLNLLTVAQPGFDNDSSALVIAFFVSLYSLGRHARGVEAWLGGVALLVVMARFVQSEGGWQQTDLGDIAFLLGFVGAPWAAGFTLRLRQDREAQLNAENEALRREQEQAVAEERARIARELHDVVAHAISVTVLQARGARRAMDADPEAVRRALDAIEQTNAAALGDMRRLLAVLRDTEPDGLHTADGDRAPQPSLAHLDRLVDHVRDSGVPVDVEVTGTRRDLPPGVDLSAYRIVQEALTNVLKHAADARATVRLDYSADELVVTVSDDGIPGPLGAPRGGHGLIGIRERVSVVGGAVEAGPGPDGGYRIRARLPYALELT; via the coding sequence ATGGACCTGCGCTCCGCCCGCGAGAGGTACGGCGACGCCGTCCTCGCCGTGGTCCTGGCGATGATCGCCGTCGCGGAGGTGGTCGCCTGGGTCGAGGCCGGCCTGGCCACCGCCGTGCTGTGGGCGCTGGTCATGACGCTGCCGCTGGCCCTGCGCCGCCGCAGCCCGCTGGCGTCGTTCGTGCTCGTGATGCTGGGTCTGAACCTGCTGACGGTCGCGCAGCCGGGCTTCGACAACGACTCCTCCGCCCTGGTGATCGCCTTCTTCGTCTCCCTCTACTCACTGGGTCGGCACGCCCGCGGGGTCGAGGCCTGGCTCGGCGGCGTGGCGCTGCTGGTCGTGATGGCGAGGTTCGTGCAGAGCGAGGGTGGGTGGCAGCAGACCGACCTCGGCGACATCGCGTTCCTGCTCGGCTTCGTGGGGGCACCGTGGGCGGCCGGCTTCACGCTGCGACTGCGGCAGGACCGTGAGGCCCAGCTCAACGCGGAGAACGAGGCGCTCCGCCGGGAGCAGGAGCAGGCGGTCGCCGAGGAGCGGGCGCGGATCGCCCGCGAGCTCCACGACGTGGTCGCCCACGCCATCTCGGTCACCGTGCTCCAGGCCCGCGGCGCACGCCGGGCGATGGACGCCGACCCCGAAGCGGTACGCCGGGCCCTGGACGCGATCGAGCAGACCAACGCCGCCGCGCTGGGCGACATGCGCCGACTGCTCGCCGTCCTCCGCGACACCGAGCCCGACGGCTTGCACACCGCCGACGGCGACCGGGCGCCGCAGCCCTCGCTGGCCCACCTCGACCGGCTCGTCGACCACGTCCGCGACAGCGGCGTACCCGTCGACGTCGAGGTCACCGGCACCCGGCGCGACCTGCCGCCCGGCGTCGACCTCTCGGCCTACCGGATCGTCCAGGAGGCGCTGACCAACGTGCTCAAGCACGCCGCCGACGCGCGGGCCACCGTGCGGCTCGACTACTCCGCGGACGAGCTGGTCGTCACCGTGTCCGACGACGGCATCCCCGGCCCGCTCGGGGCCCCCCGCGGCGGCCACGGCCTGATCGGGATCCGCGAGCGCGTCTCGGTGGTCGGGGGCGCCGTCGAGGCCGGGCCCGGACCCGACGGCGGGTACCGGATCCGGGCCCGCCTGCCCTACGCACTGGAGCTCACGTGA
- the lexA gene encoding transcriptional repressor LexA, which produces MPQKKVSELPDGPPDATGLTPRQQKVLATIKDSIEKRGYPPSMREIGEAVGLTSSSSVAHQLKTLEEKGFIRRDPKRPRALEVFLPEVMAARRSLGGFEESSVDETGIGDAAPTATNVPVVGRIAAGGPILAEERVEDVFPLPKQLVGEGQLFLLEVSGDSMVDAAICHGDYVVIRQQPTADNGDIVAAMIDGEATVKTFQKKGGQVWLLPHNEAYEPIDGTHATILGKVTAVLRRV; this is translated from the coding sequence ATGCCGCAGAAGAAGGTCTCGGAGCTGCCCGACGGCCCGCCCGACGCCACCGGGCTCACCCCCCGGCAGCAGAAGGTGCTGGCCACCATCAAGGACTCGATCGAGAAGCGGGGCTACCCGCCCAGCATGCGCGAGATCGGTGAGGCCGTGGGGCTGACCAGCTCCAGCAGCGTCGCCCACCAGCTCAAGACGCTGGAGGAGAAGGGCTTCATCCGCCGCGACCCCAAGCGGCCGCGCGCGCTCGAGGTGTTCCTGCCCGAGGTGATGGCCGCCCGGCGCAGCCTCGGCGGCTTCGAGGAGAGCTCGGTTGACGAGACCGGCATCGGCGACGCCGCCCCGACCGCCACCAACGTGCCGGTGGTCGGCCGGATCGCGGCCGGTGGCCCGATCCTGGCCGAGGAGCGCGTCGAGGACGTCTTCCCGCTGCCCAAGCAGCTCGTCGGCGAGGGCCAGCTGTTCCTGCTCGAGGTCTCCGGTGACTCGATGGTCGACGCCGCGATCTGCCACGGCGACTACGTCGTGATCCGTCAGCAGCCCACCGCCGACAACGGCGACATCGTGGCCGCGATGATCGACGGCGAGGCCACCGTCAAGACGTTCCAGAAGAAGGGCGGCCAGGTCTGGCTGCTCCCCCACAACGAGGCCTACGAGCCGATCGACGGCACCCACGCCACGATCCTCGGCAAGGTCACGGCGGTGCTCCGCCGGGTCTGA
- a CDS encoding response regulator, whose product MIGVLVVDDHPLFRSGLAGLLATVPDVEVVGEAADGDAAVAQAVALRPDVVLMDLNLPGTPGLEATRRIGEAAPECAVLVLTMVADDASVVAALRVGARGYLRKEAGQDEVLAAIRTVAAGGAVLGPGVATRLATGGGLAETLTPRESEVLALLGRGLGNGEIARELGVSLKTVQNHVSAVLGKLQVRDRTQAAFRARGLE is encoded by the coding sequence GTGATCGGGGTCCTCGTCGTCGACGACCACCCGCTGTTCCGCAGCGGGCTCGCCGGCCTGCTCGCCACCGTGCCGGACGTCGAGGTCGTCGGCGAGGCGGCCGACGGCGACGCCGCCGTCGCGCAGGCGGTCGCGCTCCGGCCCGACGTGGTGCTGATGGACCTCAACCTGCCGGGTACGCCGGGGCTGGAGGCGACCCGTCGCATCGGCGAGGCCGCGCCGGAGTGTGCGGTGCTCGTGCTGACGATGGTCGCCGACGACGCCAGCGTGGTCGCGGCGCTCCGGGTCGGCGCCCGCGGCTACCTGCGCAAGGAAGCCGGTCAGGACGAGGTGCTGGCCGCGATCCGCACCGTGGCCGCCGGCGGCGCGGTGCTCGGGCCCGGCGTCGCCACCCGGTTGGCCACCGGCGGTGGCCTCGCCGAGACCCTCACGCCCCGCGAGTCGGAGGTGCTCGCCCTGCTCGGCCGCGGGCTCGGCAACGGCGAGATCGCCCGCGAGCTCGGGGTCAGCCTCAAGACGGTCCAGAACCACGTGTCGGCGGTGCTCGGCAAGCTGCAGGTGCGCGACCGGACGCAGGCGGCGTTCCGCGCCCGCGGGCTGGAGTGA
- a CDS encoding sensor histidine kinase, with the protein MRGIRVVAVVLLAALAVAGGVVALAATDTRSAYDGLAIVLALTAYAAVAVAIELARPGHPVGRLVLVGALLWGVGEGLLALGLAGLETGLGAPGAALAGVLGTACRGAGWLLLVLGLPLLFPDGRPPGPRSVGLVAGSIAAFTLATLVAPTPLESRLDGVDNPIGVPESARVAADLLAIGSLLATFVALVVVVRSLVVRWRTGAELERQQVAIFGAAFSLPLLLLPVISTPWAAPWMFALVLIPTPVAVGVAMFQRRLYDVQRAANRTLTYVALSVVLAGVYAAVVAGVGVVLDDRGATWLPWAGAGVVAVAFAPVRDWLQQGVNRLTYGRWSTPAEVLADTGRRLADAADAPTLLRSLTDELVTGLGLARAEIHDASGRVLAASGQPVATTGSVPLTAYGQGVGSLRWAGSPLRPVHRSLLLDLAHQVGATVHTAGLVDSLRHAREQLVLGREQERRRLRRDLHDGLGPSLAGLGLHVDAAANLLAAGQSPDTQLQLLREGLGHTVAEVRRVVEGLRPPAVDDLGLSGAIAELGRELTGGAGLDLALELPEDRPALPAAVEVAAYRVAQEALTNVVRHAHAEHCRVRVCVEAAELVLTVADDGHGGAAPGRGVGLGSMAERAQEIGGSVQVTSDTAGTTVVARFPVHEAVGP; encoded by the coding sequence ATGCGCGGGATCCGGGTCGTGGCGGTGGTGCTGCTGGCCGCCCTCGCGGTCGCGGGCGGCGTCGTCGCCCTCGCCGCCACCGACACCCGCAGCGCCTACGACGGGCTCGCGATCGTCCTCGCCCTGACGGCGTACGCCGCCGTCGCCGTCGCCATCGAGCTCGCCCGGCCGGGACACCCGGTCGGGCGGCTCGTGCTCGTCGGCGCCCTCCTCTGGGGCGTCGGCGAGGGGCTGCTGGCCCTGGGCCTGGCCGGTCTCGAGACCGGTCTCGGCGCCCCGGGCGCGGCCCTGGCGGGCGTGCTCGGCACGGCTTGCCGGGGAGCGGGCTGGCTGCTGCTCGTCCTGGGGCTGCCGCTGCTGTTCCCCGACGGCCGGCCCCCGGGACCCAGGTCGGTCGGGCTCGTCGCAGGATCGATCGCCGCCTTCACGCTCGCCACGCTGGTAGCCCCGACGCCGCTGGAGTCGCGGCTGGACGGGGTCGACAACCCCATCGGCGTACCGGAGTCGGCCCGGGTCGCCGCCGACCTGCTCGCGATCGGCTCGCTCCTGGCGACGTTCGTCGCGCTGGTGGTGGTCGTCCGGTCGCTGGTGGTCCGCTGGCGCACCGGCGCCGAGCTGGAGCGGCAGCAGGTGGCGATCTTCGGCGCCGCGTTCTCGCTGCCGCTGCTCCTGCTGCCCGTGATCTCGACGCCGTGGGCGGCGCCGTGGATGTTCGCGCTGGTGTTGATCCCGACCCCGGTCGCGGTCGGGGTCGCGATGTTCCAGCGCCGGCTCTACGACGTGCAGCGCGCCGCCAACCGCACCCTCACCTACGTCGCGCTCTCGGTCGTCCTCGCCGGGGTGTACGCCGCCGTGGTCGCGGGCGTCGGCGTGGTGCTCGACGACCGGGGGGCTACCTGGCTTCCCTGGGCGGGGGCGGGCGTCGTCGCCGTGGCCTTCGCGCCGGTGCGTGACTGGCTGCAGCAGGGCGTCAACCGGCTGACCTACGGCCGGTGGTCGACACCGGCCGAGGTGCTCGCGGACACCGGACGCCGGCTCGCGGACGCCGCCGACGCGCCGACGCTGCTGCGGTCGCTCACCGACGAGCTCGTGACCGGGCTCGGTCTGGCCCGCGCCGAGATCCACGACGCGTCCGGGCGGGTGCTCGCCGCGTCCGGCCAGCCGGTCGCCACGACCGGGTCGGTACCGCTCACGGCGTACGGCCAGGGCGTGGGGTCGCTCCGCTGGGCTGGGTCGCCGCTGCGGCCGGTGCACCGCTCGCTGCTCCTCGACCTGGCCCACCAGGTCGGCGCCACCGTCCACACCGCCGGCCTCGTCGACTCCCTGCGCCACGCCCGCGAACAGCTGGTGCTCGGCCGCGAGCAGGAGCGCCGGCGGCTGCGCCGCGACCTCCACGACGGGCTGGGCCCCTCCCTCGCCGGGCTCGGGCTGCACGTCGACGCGGCCGCGAACCTGCTCGCCGCCGGGCAATCGCCCGACACCCAGCTCCAGCTGCTGCGCGAGGGCCTGGGCCACACCGTCGCGGAGGTACGCCGGGTGGTCGAGGGCCTCCGGCCGCCGGCGGTCGACGACCTGGGACTGTCCGGGGCGATCGCGGAGCTGGGCCGCGAGCTCACCGGTGGCGCGGGGCTCGACCTGGCGCTCGAGCTGCCCGAGGACCGACCCGCCCTGCCGGCCGCGGTCGAGGTCGCGGCGTACCGCGTCGCCCAGGAGGCGCTCACCAACGTGGTCCGCCACGCCCACGCGGAGCACTGCCGGGTGCGCGTGTGCGTCGAGGCGGCCGAGCTCGTCCTCACCGTCGCCGACGACGGGCACGGCGGGGCGGCGCCCGGCCGGGGTGTCGGGCTGGGCAGCATGGCCGAGCGGGCGCAGGAGATCGGAGGCAGCGTGCAGGTGACCAGCGACACCGCCGGGACGACCGTGGTCGCCCGCTTCCCGGTCCACGAGGCGGTGGGCCCGTGA
- a CDS encoding DUF4386 family protein: MTAVPRRLWQIAGALALVHVALIPVGIALQGGPLFADGREGIVDSYAEGDLTRSFTGGMLEAVGFVLLLAVLVFLGQVLGRSTAGGRWAAQTGTVCGLAYVAVTFAVGFPAGAAAMYGVQHGLDVDAAFAINNVRLFGYFLSLMLLGASTLGFAAAALAERVHPRWIGWFGLATGALLVASTPLAGVGHQDWGTLVWMVWFAGVGVLMIRHREPATTAAADRSPTGVVVGHS, translated from the coding sequence ATGACCGCCGTACCCCGCCGCCTGTGGCAGATCGCCGGAGCGCTCGCCCTCGTCCACGTGGCCCTGATCCCGGTGGGCATCGCCCTCCAGGGCGGGCCGCTGTTCGCCGACGGCCGTGAGGGCATCGTCGACTCGTACGCCGAGGGCGACCTGACCCGGTCGTTCACCGGCGGCATGCTGGAGGCCGTCGGCTTCGTGCTCCTCCTGGCCGTCCTGGTCTTCCTCGGCCAGGTGCTGGGCCGCAGCACCGCCGGCGGCCGCTGGGCGGCGCAGACCGGCACCGTCTGCGGCCTCGCCTACGTCGCCGTCACGTTCGCGGTCGGCTTCCCCGCCGGCGCCGCCGCCATGTACGGGGTGCAGCACGGGCTCGACGTCGACGCCGCGTTCGCGATCAACAACGTCCGGCTCTTCGGCTACTTCCTGTCGCTGATGCTGCTCGGCGCCAGCACCCTCGGCTTCGCCGCGGCCGCGCTCGCCGAGCGCGTGCACCCGCGCTGGATCGGCTGGTTCGGCCTGGCGACCGGCGCCCTCCTGGTCGCCTCCACCCCGCTGGCCGGGGTGGGGCACCAGGACTGGGGGACCCTGGTCTGGATGGTCTGGTTCGCCGGCGTCGGCGTGCTGATGATCCGCCACCGCGAGCCGGCCACCACCGCCGCCGCAGATCGCTCCCCCACCGGCGTCGTCGTCGGGCACTCTTGA
- a CDS encoding SDR family NAD(P)-dependent oxidoreductase, whose translation MDSSVVVTGGARGIGRAIAELLVARGHQVVITDIDGAAAADTAAEIGAEEGLTHDVRNPADHEAAAQAALHHAPLTAWFNNAGVGDDGRLTEQSEEQVRRLVEVNLLGTMWGMRAALGAFGKGGGDIVNVASLAGLGPVPGFGVYAASKAGVVSLTASVDAETPRNVRVHAVCPDVVDTAMLTEGHTHDSLGSRIAHSGVVLTADEVARDAVSLLGSRRVLLSVPRWRGGVVRTAAVAPSLSRHAMRLVAAQGRRTIARRAR comes from the coding sequence ATGGACAGCAGCGTCGTGGTCACCGGCGGGGCCCGCGGGATCGGCCGCGCCATCGCCGAGCTCCTGGTGGCCCGTGGTCACCAGGTGGTCATCACCGACATCGACGGCGCCGCGGCGGCCGACACCGCGGCCGAGATCGGTGCCGAGGAGGGGCTGACCCACGACGTACGCAACCCCGCCGACCACGAGGCCGCGGCGCAGGCGGCCCTCCACCACGCGCCGTTGACGGCGTGGTTCAACAACGCGGGGGTCGGTGACGACGGCCGGCTGACGGAGCAGAGCGAGGAGCAGGTACGCCGCCTGGTCGAGGTCAACCTGCTCGGCACGATGTGGGGGATGCGCGCCGCGCTCGGCGCCTTCGGCAAGGGCGGCGGCGACATCGTCAACGTGGCCTCCCTCGCCGGGCTCGGACCGGTCCCCGGCTTCGGGGTCTACGCCGCCAGCAAGGCCGGCGTCGTCTCGCTGACCGCCTCGGTCGACGCCGAGACGCCACGCAACGTACGGGTGCACGCCGTGTGCCCCGACGTCGTCGACACCGCGATGCTCACCGAGGGGCACACCCACGACTCGCTGGGTTCCCGGATCGCCCACTCCGGCGTGGTCCTCACCGCCGACGAGGTCGCCCGCGACGCGGTCTCGCTGCTCGGTTCGCGTCGCGTGCTGCTCTCGGTGCCGCGCTGGCGCGGGGGAGTCGTGCGCACCGCGGCCGTCGCCCCGTCGCTGTCGCGGCACGCGATGAGGCTGGTGGCCGCGCAGGGCCGGCGCACCATCGCCCGCCGCGCCCGCTGA
- a CDS encoding LysM peptidoglycan-binding domain-containing protein — protein MSTMTITRPMPVRRPTRPARPAPVRLTRRGRLVVFATGLLAVLVLGMVWGAGSVASEQRGEPATQVVQVQPGDTLFGLAADATTDGDVNATIHQIQRLNGLESGVIQVGDRLRVPVG, from the coding sequence ATGAGCACCATGACGATCACCCGCCCGATGCCCGTACGCCGCCCCACCCGGCCCGCCCGCCCCGCGCCCGTCCGGCTGACGCGCCGCGGCCGGCTGGTGGTCTTCGCGACCGGGCTGCTCGCGGTGCTGGTCCTCGGCATGGTGTGGGGTGCGGGCTCGGTCGCCTCCGAGCAGCGCGGCGAGCCGGCCACCCAGGTGGTCCAGGTCCAGCCGGGCGACACCCTCTTCGGCCTCGCCGCCGATGCGACCACCGACGGCGACGTCAATGCCACGATCCACCAGATCCAGCGCCTCAACGGCCTCGAGTCCGGCGTGATCCAGGTCGGCGACCGCCTCCGCGTGCCGGTCGGCTGA
- a CDS encoding GIY-YIG nuclease family protein: MAWTYILECADGSFYVGSTIDLTARLAQHESGEGSRYTSRRDRLPVRLAWSGYFERIDDAFWFEKQVQGWSRAKRIALIEERWSDLPELARRPSARRGEDGDGSA; the protein is encoded by the coding sequence ATGGCCTGGACTTACATCCTCGAGTGCGCTGACGGCTCCTTCTACGTCGGGAGCACCATCGACCTCACGGCACGGCTAGCCCAGCACGAGTCAGGGGAGGGCTCGCGCTACACCTCACGACGTGACCGGCTCCCGGTCCGACTGGCGTGGTCCGGCTACTTCGAGCGGATCGACGACGCGTTCTGGTTCGAGAAGCAGGTCCAGGGCTGGAGCCGGGCCAAGCGAATCGCCCTCATCGAGGAGCGGTGGTCGGATCTTCCGGAGCTGGCCCGACGTCCGTCCGCGCGCCGAGGTGAGGACGGGGACGGGTCGGCGTAG